A region from the Variovorax sp. V93 genome encodes:
- a CDS encoding LysR family transcriptional regulator, protein MELYQLKTFVAIAKEGSLTRAAERVFTSAPAVSAQLKALEDELGVKLFERTPRGMVPTQAGRSLLEEAERTLASAMRMRSAAEQLRGAAQGVVRFGTVVDPVALRLGEVLVKLAERHPQVTLQLRQGLSFETLAAVQRGELDCAYALSDSEQVEGMELLRLVPVELVVALPLPVSEAHPGLTLDELTRLPWVGTPPSCILRTHLEKLFAGAGRDYRQGRTADSESAVRSMVASGMGAGLLRLDQAEQGERNGELAIWNGWRSRTWLCWLAAQGRHASAVEAVRSAVLETWT, encoded by the coding sequence ATGGAGCTCTACCAACTGAAGACCTTCGTTGCCATTGCGAAGGAGGGCAGCCTCACCCGCGCCGCCGAGCGCGTGTTCACCAGCGCGCCGGCCGTCAGCGCGCAGCTCAAGGCACTGGAGGACGAGCTGGGCGTGAAGCTGTTCGAGCGTACGCCGCGCGGCATGGTGCCCACGCAGGCCGGGCGCAGCCTGCTCGAGGAAGCCGAGCGCACGCTGGCCTCGGCCATGCGCATGCGCTCGGCCGCCGAACAGCTGCGCGGCGCGGCGCAGGGCGTGGTGCGCTTCGGCACCGTGGTCGATCCGGTGGCCTTGAGGCTCGGCGAGGTGCTGGTCAAGCTTGCGGAGCGCCATCCGCAGGTCACGCTGCAGCTGCGGCAGGGCCTGTCGTTCGAGACGCTGGCGGCGGTGCAGCGCGGCGAGCTCGACTGCGCCTACGCGCTCAGCGACAGCGAGCAGGTCGAAGGCATGGAGCTGCTGCGCCTCGTTCCGGTCGAGCTGGTCGTGGCGCTGCCGCTGCCGGTTTCCGAGGCCCACCCCGGCCTCACGCTCGATGAACTCACCCGCCTGCCATGGGTGGGCACGCCGCCCTCGTGCATCCTGCGCACGCACCTCGAGAAGCTGTTCGCGGGCGCCGGCCGCGACTACCGGCAGGGCCGCACGGCCGACAGCGAAAGCGCCGTGCGCAGCATGGTCGCAAGCGGCATGGGCGCGGGCCTGCTGCGGCTCGACCAGGCCGAGCAGGGCGAGCGCAACGGCGAGCTTGCGATCTGGAACGGCTGGCGCTCGCGCACCTGGCTTTGCTGGCTCGCGGCGCAAGGCCGGCACGCGAGCGCCGTCGAGGCGGTGCGCAGCGCGGTGCTCGAAACCTGGACCTGA
- a CDS encoding Mur ligase, giving the protein MDLLNRARQLLAAPDGTLPGAAATPEAGCVVLIALGDGASRARVVAGRAESAEQAWQKASDAAIALAQRIGMQPRRVRVELVDQVEPMSWGALKDRLARTKRNYFNQGVSLDAAFDAALLAPEINGSAIFYNGTVGHAEPNPGNLRLHAKRRFGVELDFPQDDAAPVWCFTTRAAYADAEGAWPITPKGQAAGYRTLPEWGAGQVRSLVDSASDYLAAQIKPTGEFHYGWFPCFDRAIPTYNTLRHASSTYALLEAWELTRSDSQKAAIDRSLSLLTQRLIRQAELPGGTRAAYLLDIGDEVKLGGNAVCLLALVKYTELTGDPQYLPLMEQLALGIQAMQDPATGRFVHVLNYPSLEVKDAFRVIYYDGEAAFGLMRLYGLTRDERWLAVVEKAFEHFIAAEHWRAHDHWLSYCVNELTRVRPETRYYQFGLRNVADYLDFVLERITTFPTLLELMMAAREMVERLAADPALRPLLEGFDRAKFDRALEHRARYLANGYFWPELAMFFRNPDRIAGSFFIKHHSFRVRIDDVEHYLSGLIAYWKHRR; this is encoded by the coding sequence ATGGATCTGTTGAACCGCGCCAGGCAGCTCCTGGCCGCTCCGGACGGCACGCTGCCCGGCGCCGCCGCCACACCCGAGGCCGGCTGCGTGGTGCTGATTGCGCTGGGCGACGGCGCGAGCCGCGCGCGCGTGGTCGCCGGGCGCGCCGAAAGCGCCGAGCAGGCCTGGCAAAAGGCCAGCGATGCGGCGATTGCGCTCGCGCAGCGCATCGGCATGCAGCCGCGCCGCGTGCGCGTGGAGCTGGTCGACCAGGTCGAGCCCATGAGCTGGGGCGCGCTGAAGGACCGCCTGGCGCGCACCAAGCGCAACTACTTCAACCAGGGCGTGTCCCTCGATGCGGCGTTTGACGCGGCGCTGCTCGCGCCGGAGATCAACGGCAGCGCCATCTTCTACAACGGCACGGTGGGCCATGCCGAGCCCAATCCGGGCAACCTGCGCCTTCATGCGAAGCGGCGCTTCGGTGTCGAGCTCGATTTTCCGCAGGACGACGCGGCGCCGGTGTGGTGCTTCACCACGCGCGCGGCCTATGCCGACGCGGAGGGCGCGTGGCCCATCACCCCCAAGGGACAGGCGGCGGGCTACCGCACGCTGCCCGAGTGGGGCGCCGGCCAGGTGCGCAGCCTGGTGGACAGCGCGAGCGACTATCTCGCGGCACAGATCAAGCCCACGGGCGAGTTCCACTACGGCTGGTTCCCGTGCTTCGACCGCGCGATTCCCACCTACAACACCTTGCGCCACGCGAGCTCGACCTATGCGCTGCTCGAAGCCTGGGAGCTGACCCGCAGCGACAGCCAGAAGGCGGCCATCGACCGCTCGCTGTCGCTGCTGACGCAGCGGCTGATCCGCCAGGCCGAGCTGCCCGGCGGCACGCGCGCGGCCTACCTGCTGGACATCGGCGACGAGGTCAAGCTCGGCGGCAATGCGGTGTGCCTGCTGGCGCTCGTCAAGTACACGGAGCTCACGGGCGATCCGCAATACCTGCCGCTGATGGAGCAGCTCGCGCTCGGCATCCAGGCCATGCAGGATCCGGCCACCGGGCGCTTCGTGCACGTGCTGAACTACCCGTCGCTCGAGGTGAAGGACGCATTCCGTGTCATCTACTACGACGGCGAGGCCGCCTTCGGCCTGATGCGCCTGTACGGCCTCACGCGGGACGAGCGCTGGCTCGCGGTGGTCGAGAAGGCCTTCGAGCATTTCATTGCCGCGGAGCACTGGCGCGCGCACGACCACTGGCTGAGCTACTGCGTCAACGAGCTCACAAGGGTTCGGCCCGAAACGCGCTACTACCAGTTCGGCCTGCGCAACGTGGCCGACTACCTGGACTTCGTGCTGGAGCGCATCACCACCTTCCCGACCCTGCTCGAGCTCATGATGGCCGCGCGCGAGATGGTGGAGCGCCTGGCCGCCGACCCCGCGCTGCGCCCGCTGCTCGAAGGCTTCGACCGCGCCAAGTTCGACCGCGCGCTCGAGCATCGCGCGCGCTACCTGGCCAACGGCTACTTCTGGCCCGAGCTCGCGATGTTCTTCCGCAACCCGGACCGCATCGCCGGTTCGTTCTTCATCAAGCACCACAGCTTCCGCGTTCGCATCGACGACGTGGAGCACTATTTGTCCGGGCTCATTGCCTACTGGAAGCACCGTCGATGA
- a CDS encoding aldose epimerase family protein codes for MNSSSNITTREFGRMPDGRVVTEYTLDNGRGLRLSAINHGGIVTALHVPDRHGHSGNIVLGLPSLADYLGPHPHLGTIVGRYANRIAGGRFTLDGVAHQLPLNNGANTLHGGHQGFGTRFWQIEPVPADSAAGDIAIELRYTSADGEEGFPGEVQVTVRYALSTSENTWRIDYRAVADRPTVLNLSHHDYFNLAGEGAVLDHRLTIPASRYCPVDAGLIPLGLAPVDGTPFDFRAATPIGARIDAPHEQLRVAGGYDHNWVLDRGPDGLALAARLEHPPSGRVMEVHTTEPALQFYSGNFLDGSLRGADGESLRRGAGLCLETQHCPDSPNQPDFPSTVLRPGEVFGSSTLHRFGIS; via the coding sequence ATGAACAGCAGCAGCAATATCACCACCCGCGAATTCGGCCGCATGCCCGACGGGCGCGTCGTGACCGAATACACCCTGGACAACGGCCGGGGCCTGCGCCTGAGCGCCATCAACCATGGCGGCATCGTCACTGCGTTGCACGTGCCGGACCGCCATGGGCACAGCGGCAACATCGTGCTCGGCCTGCCGAGCCTCGCCGATTACCTCGGCCCGCATCCGCACCTGGGCACCATCGTCGGGCGCTACGCGAACCGGATCGCGGGCGGGCGCTTCACGCTCGATGGCGTTGCGCACCAGCTCCCGCTGAACAACGGCGCCAACACGCTGCATGGCGGGCACCAGGGCTTCGGCACGCGCTTCTGGCAGATCGAGCCGGTGCCGGCGGACAGCGCGGCGGGCGACATCGCCATCGAGCTTCGCTACACCAGCGCCGATGGCGAAGAGGGTTTTCCGGGCGAGGTGCAGGTGACGGTGCGCTACGCGCTCAGCACCAGCGAGAACACCTGGCGCATCGACTACCGCGCCGTGGCCGACCGGCCCACGGTGCTGAACCTGAGCCATCACGACTATTTCAACCTCGCGGGCGAGGGCGCGGTGCTGGACCATCGGCTCACGATTCCCGCGAGCCGCTACTGCCCGGTGGATGCAGGCCTGATTCCGCTCGGCCTCGCGCCGGTGGACGGAACGCCGTTCGACTTCCGCGCAGCCACGCCCATCGGCGCGCGCATCGATGCGCCGCACGAGCAATTGCGCGTCGCTGGCGGCTACGACCACAACTGGGTGCTCGACCGCGGGCCCGACGGCCTCGCGCTGGCGGCGCGGCTCGAGCACCCGCCGTCCGGGCGCGTGATGGAGGTACACACGACCGAGCCGGCGCTGCAGTTCTATTCGGGCAACTTCCTCGACGGCAGCCTGCGCGGTGCCGATGGCGAGAGCTTGCGGCGCGGCGCGGGGCTGTGCCTGGAAACACAGCACTGCCCCGATTCGCCGAACCAGCCGGACTTTCCTTCGACGGTGCTGCGGCCGGGAGAGGTGTTCGGCAGCAGCACGCTTCACCGCTTCGGCATTTCCTGA
- a CDS encoding DUF2798 domain-containing protein — MNRRKLPARYAGIVMPFFLSVFMSCIVAGVSTLKSVGLASGLLQMWMSAWGVSWLVAFPSLLVVLPVVRKLVAATVQEMPKR, encoded by the coding sequence ATGAACCGCAGAAAACTTCCCGCCCGCTATGCGGGCATCGTCATGCCGTTTTTCCTTTCGGTCTTCATGTCCTGCATCGTCGCCGGCGTCTCCACGCTCAAGAGCGTGGGGCTCGCGAGCGGGCTCCTGCAGATGTGGATGAGCGCCTGGGGCGTCTCCTGGCTGGTCGCGTTTCCGTCGCTGCTGGTGGTGCTGCCGGTGGTCCGCAAGCTCGTTGCGGCCACGGTTCAGGAAATGCCGAAGCGGTGA
- a CDS encoding NmrA family NAD(P)-binding protein, which translates to MQEQRKATVLVVGATGRVAHWVVSALLARGAAVRALVRNEEGARAALGNGAAEAVIGDLRDPASLARAAAGAGGVFHIGPAFQPDEARMGCNMVAAAAGAGVRKFVFSSVIQPTHATLANHASKVAVETALFESDLEYTLLHPANFFQNLDAAWPAIAKDGVLAEPYPVSTRIARVDFRDVAEVAALALTGDHLAFGSFELCAPDRFNRLEIARMASEALGRPVSAEQWSFGDWVARANPPYDERQRLLLSRVHAHYAAHGLGGNPLTLRAILGREPRTLNQYIQELARP; encoded by the coding sequence ATGCAAGAGCAAAGAAAAGCCACCGTACTGGTGGTCGGCGCGACCGGCCGGGTCGCGCACTGGGTGGTGTCTGCCCTGCTGGCGCGCGGCGCCGCGGTGCGCGCGCTGGTGCGCAACGAAGAAGGCGCACGCGCCGCCCTGGGCAACGGCGCGGCCGAAGCGGTCATCGGCGACCTGCGCGACCCGGCGAGCCTTGCGCGCGCGGCCGCGGGCGCCGGCGGCGTGTTCCACATCGGCCCCGCCTTCCAGCCCGACGAAGCACGGATGGGATGCAACATGGTGGCCGCAGCCGCCGGCGCGGGCGTGCGGAAGTTCGTTTTCTCCTCGGTGATCCAGCCCACGCACGCCACGCTCGCCAACCATGCGAGCAAGGTCGCGGTCGAGACGGCGCTGTTCGAATCGGATCTTGAATACACGCTGCTGCATCCCGCCAACTTCTTCCAGAACCTGGATGCCGCCTGGCCCGCCATCGCGAAGGACGGCGTGCTTGCCGAGCCCTACCCCGTTTCCACGCGCATCGCCCGGGTCGACTTTCGCGACGTGGCGGAAGTCGCCGCCCTCGCGCTGACGGGCGACCACCTCGCCTTCGGCAGCTTCGAGCTGTGCGCGCCGGACCGCTTCAACCGGCTTGAAATCGCGCGCATGGCCAGCGAGGCGCTGGGGCGCCCGGTGTCGGCCGAGCAATGGAGCTTCGGCGACTGGGTTGCGCGGGCCAATCCGCCCTACGACGAGCGCCAGCGCCTGCTGCTCTCGAGGGTGCACGCGCACTATGCCGCGCACGGGCTCGGCGGAAATCCGCTGACGCTGCGGGCGATCCTCGGCCGCGAGCCGCGTACCTTGAACCAATACATCCAGGAGCTGGCCCGCCCATGA
- a CDS encoding LysR family transcriptional regulator, with amino-acid sequence MEQIQDIRAFVAIVDHGSQSAAARHLGRSVQSVSRSLGALERSLGVQLLRRTTRQSSVTEVGLAYHRRVQAALAEFDAAAAEASSQLASPRGLLRIAAPVQFAPAFVVPLIAAFMRRYPAMEVELTASDRFVNLIDGDLDLAIRIGELPDSELAARRLGGLRMIVAGAPAYFERHGRPQRPEDLAGHQCLVRTTHETDAHWPFTINGRPRRVKVSGRFRADNTAAIYAAVTQGLGLCFTPLWQIRHLLEGGRVELVLTDFEPPEIPVHVVWPAARGSQARAKLFADFAAENLPRP; translated from the coding sequence ATGGAGCAGATCCAGGACATCCGGGCCTTCGTGGCCATCGTCGACCACGGCAGCCAGAGCGCAGCGGCGCGGCACCTCGGGCGCTCGGTCCAGTCGGTCAGCCGCTCGCTCGGCGCGCTGGAACGCAGCCTCGGCGTGCAGCTGCTCCGGCGCACGACGCGGCAGTCCTCGGTCACCGAGGTCGGCCTCGCCTACCACCGCCGCGTGCAGGCGGCGCTTGCCGAATTCGATGCGGCCGCCGCCGAGGCGAGCAGCCAGCTCGCATCGCCCAGGGGACTGCTGCGGATTGCCGCGCCGGTGCAGTTCGCGCCGGCTTTCGTGGTGCCGCTGATCGCCGCCTTCATGCGGCGCTATCCGGCCATGGAAGTGGAACTCACCGCCTCGGACCGCTTCGTGAACCTGATCGACGGCGACCTGGACCTCGCCATCCGCATCGGCGAACTGCCCGACTCCGAACTCGCCGCCCGGCGGCTCGGCGGCTTGCGCATGATCGTGGCGGGCGCTCCGGCGTATTTCGAGCGCCATGGCCGCCCGCAGCGGCCCGAAGACCTGGCCGGCCACCAGTGCCTCGTGCGGACCACGCACGAGACCGATGCGCACTGGCCGTTCACGATCAACGGCAGGCCAAGGCGGGTCAAGGTCTCGGGGCGGTTCCGGGCCGACAACACGGCGGCCATCTATGCGGCCGTGACGCAGGGCCTGGGCCTGTGCTTCACGCCGCTCTGGCAGATTCGCCATCTGCTGGAGGGCGGCCGCGTCGAACTGGTGCTGACCGATTTCGAACCGCCCGAAATACCGGTGCACGTGGTGTGGCCCGCCGCCAGGGGAAGCCAGGCAAGGGCGAAGCTGTTTGCGGACTTCGCCGCCGAGAACCTGCCTAGGCCTTGA
- a CDS encoding SMP-30/gluconolactonase/LRE family protein: MTQTGSTASTPTPLGVPSILGQPECLWPAGATLGEGTLWSPRERALYWIDILESRLYRLDPASGARRSWQFDEEITALAERANAPGLIVTMRRGFAFFDPAVDAAPRYLHQPEPDRPGNRFNDGKCDRQGRFWGGSMDFDCVAPTGALYRFDADGRCTRHDDGFAVTNGPTWSLDERTMYFNATVEGCVYAYDFDSTAGTVGNKRVWLRFAEGDGLPDGMTTDAAGRLWIARWGGHCVSCHDPVSSAELCRIELPASNVTDCAFGGEDLCTLYISTARSGLTAEQLEAEPLAGGLFAVRIGSPGLPAAEFGAAAVKA, translated from the coding sequence ATGACCCAGACCGGAAGCACCGCATCCACTCCCACGCCCCTAGGCGTGCCATCGATCCTCGGCCAACCCGAGTGCCTGTGGCCCGCGGGCGCCACGCTCGGCGAGGGCACGCTGTGGTCGCCGCGCGAACGGGCGCTCTACTGGATCGACATCCTCGAAAGCCGCCTGTACCGCCTCGATCCGGCCAGCGGCGCGCGGCGCAGCTGGCAGTTCGACGAGGAGATCACCGCGCTGGCCGAGCGCGCGAACGCGCCGGGGCTGATCGTCACCATGCGCCGCGGCTTCGCCTTCTTCGACCCCGCGGTGGATGCGGCGCCGCGCTACCTGCACCAGCCCGAGCCCGACCGGCCCGGCAACCGCTTCAACGACGGCAAGTGCGACCGGCAGGGCCGCTTCTGGGGCGGCAGCATGGACTTCGATTGCGTGGCGCCGACCGGCGCGCTCTACCGCTTCGATGCCGACGGCCGCTGCACGCGCCACGACGACGGCTTTGCGGTGACCAACGGGCCGACCTGGTCGCTCGACGAACGCACGATGTACTTCAATGCCACGGTCGAAGGCTGCGTCTATGCCTACGACTTCGACAGCACGGCCGGCACCGTGGGCAACAAGCGGGTGTGGCTTCGCTTCGCCGAGGGCGACGGCCTGCCCGACGGCATGACGACCGACGCGGCCGGCCGCCTCTGGATTGCGCGCTGGGGCGGCCATTGCGTGAGCTGCCACGACCCGGTGAGCAGCGCCGAGCTGTGCCGCATCGAACTGCCCGCGAGCAACGTCACGGACTGCGCCTTCGGCGGCGAGGACCTGTGCACGCTCTACATCAGCACCGCGCGCAGCGGGCTCACGGCCGAACAGCTCGAGGCCGAGCCGCTGGCCGGCGGATTGTTCGCGGTGCGCATCGGCAGCCCGGGCCTGCCCGCGGCCGAGTTCGGCGCGGCGGCCGTCAAGGCCTAG
- a CDS encoding SDR family NAD(P)-dependent oxidoreductase yields MKDSPQLSIHPSLKGRTVFVTGGGSGIGAAIVAAFAAQGARVAFVDIAEGASAALAQRIEQEGHAAPWWRACDVRDIGALQKAIADAAAELGDFAVLVNNVASDDRHTLESVTPDYYDNRMAINERPALFAIQSVVPGMRRLGFGSVVNLGSTGWQTKGSGYPCYAIAKSSVNGLTRGLAVELGRDRIRINTVSPGWVMTERQVQLWLDDEGEQSLKRNQCLPDKLMPEDIARMVLFLASDDAKMCTAQEFTVDAGWT; encoded by the coding sequence TTGAAGGATTCCCCGCAGCTTTCGATTCATCCCAGCCTGAAGGGACGCACGGTGTTCGTCACCGGCGGCGGCAGCGGCATTGGCGCGGCGATTGTGGCCGCGTTTGCCGCGCAGGGCGCACGCGTGGCCTTCGTCGACATTGCCGAAGGCGCCAGCGCCGCGCTCGCGCAGCGCATCGAACAAGAAGGCCATGCCGCGCCATGGTGGCGCGCCTGCGACGTGCGCGACATCGGCGCGCTGCAGAAGGCCATTGCCGATGCGGCCGCCGAGCTCGGCGACTTTGCGGTGCTGGTCAACAACGTGGCAAGCGACGACCGCCACACGCTCGAATCGGTCACGCCCGACTACTACGACAACCGCATGGCCATCAACGAGCGGCCCGCGCTGTTCGCGATCCAGTCGGTGGTGCCGGGCATGCGGCGGCTGGGCTTCGGCTCGGTGGTCAACCTGGGCTCCACGGGCTGGCAGACCAAGGGCTCGGGCTATCCCTGCTATGCGATTGCCAAGTCGTCGGTCAATGGCCTCACGCGCGGCCTGGCGGTGGAACTGGGCCGCGACCGCATCCGCATCAACACCGTATCGCCCGGCTGGGTGATGACCGAGCGGCAGGTGCAGCTGTGGCTCGACGACGAGGGTGAGCAATCGCTCAAGCGCAACCAGTGCCTGCCCGACAAGCTGATGCCCGAGGACATCGCGCGCATGGTGCTGTTCCTCGCGTCGGACGACGCGAAGATGTGCACCGCGCAGGAGTTCACCGTGGATGCGGGCTGGACCTGA
- a CDS encoding LysR family transcriptional regulator — MTNYNHWFIRARLKTRQLLLLVALAEEGNIHRAAQVLNMTQPAASKLLKDLEDVLEVPLFDRLPRGMRPTWYGETMIRHARVALASLNQAHDELTALKAGRFGQVGVGAITAPGLTLMPPAVAMVKREQPDLRVSLEIETSAVLIERLEQGKLDILVARLFAEHDKSQLRYEALAEEPVCALVRPGHPLLGMSGLTLRDVVGAGWIVPPAGSVLRHRFELMFQEEGLVPPNNIIESSALLFITRMLQQSDMVAVLATDVARYYAAHGIVSLLPLDMPCHMDAFGIITRTDRLLSPAAKVMMKALKTASLSVYGRKLELD; from the coding sequence ATGACCAACTACAACCACTGGTTCATCCGTGCGCGCCTCAAGACGCGGCAGCTGCTCTTGCTGGTGGCGCTGGCGGAGGAAGGCAACATCCACCGCGCGGCCCAGGTGCTCAACATGACCCAGCCGGCCGCTTCCAAGCTGCTGAAGGACCTGGAGGACGTGCTGGAAGTGCCGCTGTTCGACCGGCTGCCGCGCGGCATGCGGCCCACCTGGTACGGCGAAACCATGATCCGCCACGCCCGCGTGGCGCTGGCCAGCCTGAACCAGGCGCACGACGAACTCACCGCACTCAAGGCCGGCCGCTTCGGCCAGGTGGGCGTGGGCGCCATCACCGCGCCGGGCCTCACGCTGATGCCGCCCGCGGTGGCGATGGTGAAGCGCGAGCAGCCCGATTTGCGCGTGTCGCTCGAGATCGAGACCAGCGCGGTGCTGATCGAGCGGCTCGAGCAGGGCAAGCTCGACATCCTGGTGGCGCGGCTCTTCGCCGAGCACGACAAGTCGCAGCTGCGCTACGAGGCGCTGGCCGAGGAGCCGGTGTGTGCGCTGGTGCGCCCCGGCCATCCGCTGCTGGGCATGAGCGGCCTCACGCTGCGCGACGTGGTGGGCGCCGGCTGGATCGTGCCGCCCGCGGGCAGCGTGCTGCGCCACCGCTTCGAGCTGATGTTCCAGGAGGAGGGCCTGGTGCCGCCGAACAACATCATCGAGAGCTCAGCCCTGCTCTTCATCACGCGCATGCTGCAGCAAAGCGACATGGTGGCCGTGCTCGCGACCGACGTGGCGCGCTATTACGCCGCGCACGGCATCGTGTCGCTGCTGCCGCTGGACATGCCCTGCCACATGGACGCCTTCGGCATCATCACGCGCACCGACCGGCTGCTGTCGCCGGCGGCCAAGGTGATGATGAAGGCGCTGAAGACCGCGAGCCTCAGCGTCTACGGCCGCAAGCTGGAACTGGACTGA
- a CDS encoding aldehyde dehydrogenase family protein, giving the protein MIHGEIHQNVRQYINGRWETSATTGVSANPSDTSEVVAEYARADRRQVESAIRAAADAFSHWSHSTPQRRADVLDRIGTELLARKDELGLLLAREVGKTLPEAVAEAARAGQVFKFFAGEALRGGGENMASLRAGVQVDVTREPVGVAGLITPWNSPLAVPATKIAPALAHGNCVVFKPAELAPACGWTLAEIISRAALPAGVFNLVMGSGREAGQALVDSPLVDALSFTGSARNGERILQAAATRRAKVQLEMGGKNALVVLADADIDHAVDCAVQGAYFSNGQRCTASSRLIVEAAVHDAFVSRLRDRLKALKIGHALERGVDVGPLVDEERLARSLAWVGIAREEGAEHVWGGEPLQRATAGHYMSPALFLATPGHRIAREEIFGPLACVLRAADYDEALALCNDTPSGLSAGICTNSLKHAMHFRRHAEVGMTMVNLPTAGVDFHAPFGGRKGSGYGPREQGRHAAEFYTTVKTGYMLA; this is encoded by the coding sequence GTGATTCACGGCGAGATCCATCAGAACGTGCGGCAATACATCAACGGCCGCTGGGAAACCAGCGCGACCACCGGTGTGAGCGCCAATCCTTCGGACACCAGCGAAGTGGTGGCCGAATACGCACGCGCCGATCGCCGCCAGGTGGAATCCGCGATCCGCGCGGCCGCCGACGCCTTTTCCCACTGGAGCCACAGCACGCCGCAGCGCCGGGCCGACGTGCTCGACCGCATCGGCACCGAACTGCTGGCGCGCAAGGACGAACTGGGCCTGCTGCTGGCGCGCGAGGTCGGCAAGACCCTGCCCGAAGCGGTGGCCGAGGCGGCGCGCGCGGGGCAGGTGTTCAAGTTCTTCGCGGGCGAGGCGCTGCGCGGCGGCGGCGAGAACATGGCCTCGCTGCGCGCGGGCGTGCAGGTCGACGTCACGCGCGAACCGGTCGGCGTGGCCGGGCTCATTACGCCGTGGAACTCGCCGCTCGCGGTGCCGGCAACCAAGATTGCGCCGGCGCTCGCGCACGGCAACTGCGTGGTGTTCAAGCCCGCCGAATTGGCGCCGGCCTGCGGCTGGACGCTGGCCGAGATCATCAGCCGCGCCGCGCTGCCCGCGGGCGTGTTCAACCTCGTGATGGGCAGCGGCCGCGAGGCGGGCCAGGCACTGGTCGACAGCCCGCTGGTCGATGCCCTGAGCTTCACCGGTTCGGCGCGCAACGGCGAGCGCATCCTGCAGGCGGCCGCTACGCGGCGCGCCAAGGTGCAGCTCGAGATGGGCGGCAAGAACGCACTCGTGGTGCTGGCCGACGCCGATATCGACCATGCGGTCGACTGCGCGGTGCAGGGCGCGTATTTTTCCAACGGCCAGCGCTGCACGGCATCGAGCCGGCTGATCGTCGAGGCCGCGGTGCACGACGCGTTCGTCTCGCGGCTGCGCGATCGGCTCAAGGCACTGAAGATCGGCCATGCGCTCGAACGCGGCGTCGACGTCGGGCCGCTGGTCGATGAAGAGCGGCTGGCGCGCAGCCTGGCCTGGGTCGGCATTGCGCGCGAGGAGGGCGCCGAGCATGTGTGGGGCGGCGAGCCGCTGCAGCGCGCAACCGCCGGCCACTACATGAGCCCCGCACTGTTCCTGGCCACGCCCGGGCACCGCATCGCGCGCGAGGAAATCTTCGGCCCGCTGGCCTGCGTGCTTCGCGCGGCCGACTACGACGAGGCGCTGGCGCTGTGCAACGACACCCCTTCGGGCCTGAGCGCGGGCATCTGCACCAACTCGCTCAAGCACGCGATGCATTTCAGGCGCCATGCCGAAGTCGGCATGACGATGGTCAACCTGCCGACGGCGGGCGTGGATTTCCACGCGCCCTTCGGCGGGCGCAAGGGGTCGGGCTACGGGCCGCGCGAACAAGGGCGCCACGCCGCGGAGTTCTACACGACGGTCAAGACCGGCTACATGCTGGCCTGA